The Crocosphaera subtropica ATCC 51142 genome includes a window with the following:
- a CDS encoding glutamyl-tRNA amidotransferase — translation MSLSVALVPISVYAFPTSPQINKLAQRICQLPSQSPQAFQESMLKEMVQEMGGWMNQGSLSFEEMNNKDTLMQIGNEVAIEMYEICPGRVMELDNQYSNGAL, via the coding sequence ATGTCATTATCTGTTGCATTGGTTCCTATTTCTGTCTATGCCTTTCCCACCTCACCTCAAATTAATAAATTAGCTCAAAGAATTTGTCAACTTCCTAGTCAATCACCTCAAGCATTTCAAGAATCGATGCTAAAAGAAATGGTTCAAGAAATGGGAGGATGGATGAACCAAGGAAGTTTAAGTTTTGAAGAAATGAATAATAAAGATACGCTTATGCAAATAGGAAATGAAGTGGCTATAGAAATGTATGAAATTTGTCCAGGTCGAGTAATGGAACTCGATAATCAATATAGTAACGGGGCTTTATAA
- the def gene encoding peptide deformylase — protein sequence MIKPNLKIAQVGNPILRQQAQCVTDITDDKLQEFIDTLLTIAMDAKGVGIAAPQVSQSYRLFMVCSHPNPRYPDAPLMEPTVMINPRLVSHSKEMVKGWEGCLSVPRIRGLVPRYQTITVEYLDRYGQLHQQELTDFIGRIFQHELDHLNGILFIDRIDNQGDLIYEKTGQ from the coding sequence ATGATAAAGCCAAATTTAAAGATTGCTCAAGTTGGTAATCCTATCTTAAGACAACAAGCTCAATGTGTTACCGATATAACTGATGACAAATTACAGGAATTCATTGACACCTTATTAACCATAGCAATGGATGCAAAAGGTGTGGGTATTGCTGCACCTCAAGTATCTCAATCTTACCGTTTATTTATGGTTTGTTCCCATCCTAACCCCCGTTATCCCGATGCACCCTTGATGGAACCCACCGTAATGATTAATCCCCGTTTAGTTTCTCATTCAAAGGAAATGGTTAAAGGGTGGGAAGGATGTTTAAGTGTTCCGAGAATACGGGGTTTAGTCCCCAGATATCAAACAATTACAGTGGAATATTTAGATCGTTATGGACAATTACATCAGCAAGAATTGACTGATTTCATTGGTAGAATTTTTCAACACGAATTAGATCATCTTAACGGTATTCTTTTTATTGATAGGATTGACAATCAAGGCGATTTAATCTATGAAAAAACTGGTCAATAA
- the dnaA gene encoding chromosomal replication initiator protein DnaA, whose protein sequence is MTISPQYIWNQVLDRLKLRLNPTAYETWIASATVQTFQDNCLVIQVENPFILNHLQKTYYSLILEEVETIVGYPIAVKLTTSQEQNLRIVDKNKDNLSSTKLQNKRQQESPKLNQLNPRYNFSRFVVGPTNRMAHAASLAVAESPGREFNPLFLCGGVGLGKTHLMQAIAYYRLELYPNANVFYVSTEQFTNDLITSIRQDSMENFREHYRTADILLVDDIQFIEGKEYTQEEFFHTFNTLHEAGKQVVIASDRPPKRIPSLQDRLVSRFSMGLIADIQVPDLETRMAILQKKAEYENIRLPRDVIEYIATNYTSNIRELEGALIRAVTYISISGLSMTVENIAPVLNPPMEQITASPEIIIQIVAENFNVSVEDLKGSSRRREISLARQIGMYLMRQHTDLSLPRIGEEFGGKDHTTVLYSCDKISKLQKKDWDLSQQLSELSDRINIASRNQN, encoded by the coding sequence ATGACTATTTCCCCTCAATATATTTGGAACCAAGTGCTTGATCGTTTAAAATTACGATTAAATCCTACTGCTTACGAAACTTGGATTGCTTCAGCGACGGTACAAACTTTTCAAGATAATTGTTTAGTCATTCAAGTAGAAAATCCTTTTATTCTGAATCATTTACAAAAAACTTATTATTCTCTGATTTTAGAAGAAGTAGAAACCATTGTCGGTTATCCTATTGCTGTAAAATTAACCACGTCTCAAGAACAAAATTTAAGAATTGTTGATAAAAATAAAGATAATCTTTCCTCAACAAAACTACAGAATAAAAGGCAGCAAGAATCCCCAAAACTGAATCAATTAAATCCTCGTTATAATTTTTCTCGGTTTGTTGTTGGGCCAACCAATAGAATGGCTCATGCTGCCTCTTTAGCAGTTGCTGAGTCACCAGGAAGAGAATTTAATCCCTTATTTTTATGCGGTGGAGTGGGATTAGGAAAAACCCATTTAATGCAAGCGATCGCCTATTATCGTCTGGAATTATATCCCAATGCTAATGTTTTTTATGTTTCTACAGAACAATTTACTAATGATTTAATTACCTCTATTCGTCAAGATAGTATGGAAAATTTTAGGGAACATTATCGCACTGCTGATATTTTATTAGTAGATGATATTCAATTTATCGAAGGAAAAGAATACACCCAAGAAGAGTTTTTCCATACCTTTAATACGTTACATGAAGCAGGAAAACAAGTAGTCATTGCTTCTGATCGTCCCCCTAAAAGAATTCCTAGTTTACAAGATAGATTAGTATCTCGTTTTTCGATGGGATTAATTGCTGATATTCAAGTACCTGATTTAGAAACAAGGATGGCAATTCTGCAAAAAAAAGCAGAGTATGAAAACATTAGATTACCCCGTGATGTCATTGAATATATCGCCACTAATTATACTTCTAATATCAGAGAATTAGAAGGTGCCTTAATTCGTGCTGTTACTTATATTTCCATTTCAGGACTATCGATGACAGTAGAAAATATTGCCCCTGTTTTAAATCCTCCCATGGAACAGATTACCGCTTCTCCTGAGATTATTATCCAGATTGTTGCCGAAAATTTTAACGTTTCGGTAGAAGATTTAAAAGGCAGTTCACGCCGTCGAGAAATTAGTTTAGCTAGGCAAATTGGAATGTATTTAATGCGTCAACACACAGATTTAAGTTTACCGAGAATTGGAGAAGAATTCGGAGGAAAAGATCACACAACGGTTTTATACAGTTGCGACAAAATCTCTAAATTGCAAAAAAAAGATTGGGATCTATCTCAACAATTGTCTGAATTAAGCGATCGCATTAATATTGCTAGTCGGAATCAAAATTAA
- a CDS encoding Fe2+-dependent dioxygenase — protein sequence MILTIDNILTSEELTELTDILSQGNFVDGQTTAGWHAKLVKQNSQLDKTAPEVKSLEALVINALQRNLLFKLAIHPKHIHSLRFSRYEPKMHYGSHTDNALMGGQQFFRSDVSFTLFLSSPESYEGGELIIEKPEGDLSYKLNPGSIVLYPSTFLHRVETVKTGTRLVVVGWVHSLIRDTAQREILFDIDTVRRSIFAKDGKSVEFDLLAKTHANLLRQWAD from the coding sequence ATGATTTTGACCATTGACAACATTCTGACTTCCGAAGAACTCACCGAATTAACGGATATTCTCTCCCAAGGCAACTTTGTTGATGGCCAAACGACAGCAGGATGGCACGCTAAGTTAGTAAAACAGAATAGCCAACTCGATAAGACTGCTCCAGAGGTTAAATCTTTAGAAGCGTTGGTCATCAATGCTTTACAGCGCAACTTATTATTCAAACTGGCCATTCATCCAAAACATATCCACTCCTTACGGTTTAGTCGCTATGAACCGAAAATGCACTATGGAAGTCATACGGATAATGCTCTGATGGGGGGTCAGCAATTTTTTCGGTCTGATGTCTCTTTTACCTTGTTTTTGAGTTCTCCTGAGAGTTATGAGGGGGGAGAGCTAATTATTGAAAAACCAGAGGGGGATCTCTCCTATAAACTAAACCCAGGGTCGATTGTTTTATATCCTTCCACCTTTTTACATCGGGTAGAAACCGTCAAGACAGGAACCAGATTAGTCGTGGTGGGATGGGTTCATAGTTTAATCCGAGATACTGCTCAACGAGAAATTTTGTTTGATATTGACACGGTACGCCGTTCTATTTTTGCTAAAGACGGTAAATCTGTAGAATTTGATTTATTAGCAAAAACCCATGCTAATCTCTTACGTCAGTGGGCTGATTGA